A stretch of the Aegilops tauschii subsp. strangulata cultivar AL8/78 chromosome 4, Aet v6.0, whole genome shotgun sequence genome encodes the following:
- the LOC109742622 gene encoding oxalate oxidase 1-like: protein MACSKTIACLFTMLLLAPAIMAADPDPLQDFCVADLDGNAVRVNGYPCIPQSEAGDDFLFSSKLARGGNTSTPNGSAVTRLDVTEFPGENTQGISMNRVDFAPGGTNPPHIHPRATEIGLVMKGELLVGIIGSNESGNRLYSRVVHAGENFLIPRGLMHFQFNAGDTEATMFVSFNSQNPGIVFVPLTLFGSNPPIPTPVLTRALRVDAGVVELLKSRFAGGSFQAS from the coding sequence ATGGCGTGCTCCAAAACCATAGCTTGCCTGTTCACTATGCTACTCCTTGCTCCGGCCATCATGGCCGCGGACCCTGACCCTCTCCAGGACTTCTGTGTGGCCGACCTCGACGGCAACGCAGTCCGGGTGAACGGATACCCGTGCATACCCCAGTCGGAAGCCGGCGACGACTTCCTCTTCTCCTCCAAGCTAGCCAGGGGCGGCAACACGTCCACCCCGAACGGCTCGGCCGTGACGAGGCTGGACGTGACGGAGTTCCCCGGCGAGAACACGCAGGGTATCTCCATGAACCGCGTGGACTTCGCGCCCGGGGGCACCAACCCGCCGCACATCCACCCGCGCGCCACCGAGATTGGCCTCGTGATGAAAGGCGAGCTCCTCGTGGGGATCATCGGCAGCAACGAGTCCGGGAACAGGCTCTACTCCAGGGTGGTGCACGCCGGGGAGAACTTCCTCATCCCGCGCGGCCTCATGCACTTTCAGTTCAACGCCGGCGACACCGAGGCCACCATGTTCGTCTCCTTCAACAGCCAGAACCCCGGCATCGTCTTCGTGCCGCTCACGCTCTTCGGCTCCAACCCGCCCATCCCCACGCCGGTGCTCACTAGGGCTCTCCGGGTGGACGCCGGGGTGGTCGAACTTCTCAAGTCCAGGTTCGCTGGTGGGTCTTTCCAGGCCTCCTAA